The DNA region TGTTAATTAGTTGAAGCTGGCTAAGATATTAGCGTTAGGCTCTTAAGCACTTAGCAGAAAACAGCTAAATAATAAAGCATAAAAGTTATGCACAATAGGAAAAAAGCAGAAACAACAAAAAAATACAAAAAAATGTGGATAACACTGTGGATAATATGGGTAAAACTTGTTGATAAAGTTTATGAGCTGAGATAAAAAAATTTTTGTTAAATTTATTACAGAAAAAGCTCTAAAAAAGCATAAAAACACCATAAAGTTAATTGTAAGGCTTGACTTGATGTGTTAAAATATAAAGGTATGAGTAGTAGGGAGGGATTTGCGTGGAAACCGCTTTAATGATATTAGATGCTATACTGGCTGTAATTTTGATAATTTCGGTAGTTTTACAATCTGGCAAAAGTTCAGGTTTAGCTGGGGCCTTAGGTGGTGGGAGCGAAGGACTTTTTACTGGTAAAGCAAAAAGCAGTGATGCTATGTTGGCACGAGTAACGATGATTACTGGTTCGCTGTTTGGGCTCGTAACACTATTATTGGCAAAAATCACTAGTTAATTGTTTAAGCAGCTTGATTACATGTTAATTAAGCTTTTAATTTTTAAAAAACAAGTTTGAAAGGAGTAATAATTTTGGGTAATTTTTTATTTTTAGCTATGGCCATCGGCCTAGTAGCACTTATTGTAGCTTATTTATTGGATTTAGCTATTAGCCGTGCAAGTGCAGGTAATGCGCGTATGCAAGAAATTGCTGGCTACATCTCTGAAGGGTCTATGGCCTTTTTGAATCGCGAATATAAATATTTATTCGTGTTTGTAGCAGTAGTTGCGGCAATTATTGCCGGATTTATTGGTTTTGAAACAGCAGTATGTTTCGTAGCAGGAGCTATTTTTTCAATTTTGGCTGGTTATTTTGGTATGCGAGTGGCAACTATTGCTAACGTGCGTACTGCAGAAGCAGCTAGACATGGGATGAGCGAAGCTTTAAAAATCGCTTTCTCTGGTGGGGCAGTAATGGGTCTTGCCGTAGTAGGTTTAGGTATTTTAGGTTTAGCTATTGCTTTTATGGTATTTAAAGGTGATACAAATATTATCACTGGTTTTGGTTTAGGTGCAAGCTCAATTGCCTTGTTTGCCCGTGTAGGTGGCGGTATTTATACTAAAGCTGCTGACGTAGGTGCTGACCTTGTAGGTAAAGTTGAAGCTGGTATCCCT from Succinispira mobilis DSM 6222 includes:
- the secG gene encoding preprotein translocase subunit SecG, encoding METALMILDAILAVILIISVVLQSGKSSGLAGALGGGSEGLFTGKAKSSDAMLARVTMITGSLFGLVTLLLAKITS